In Myxocyprinus asiaticus isolate MX2 ecotype Aquarium Trade chromosome 16, UBuf_Myxa_2, whole genome shotgun sequence, a single window of DNA contains:
- the LOC127453861 gene encoding protein S100-A1-like: MLPIACSPYQHSSLLEEQKSSNYPIARMSALNSENASTLENAMQLMIQTFHKYSGNEGDKYTLSKAELKEMLTQELGSYLGNAQDRDAVDKVMGDLDSNNDGEVDFTEFIILVGALTVACNDFFLEYHQNDEKKGEKKE; the protein is encoded by the exons ATGCTGCCTATCGCCTGCTCTCCTTACCAGCATTCATCCCTCCTCGAGGAACAGAAGAGCAGCAATTACCCAATAGCAAG AATGTCCGCTCTCAACTCAGAGAATGCCTCCACTTTGGAGAACGCAATGCAGCTCATGATCCAGACATTCCACAAGTATTCTGGGAATGAAGGAGACAAATACACTCTGAGTAAGGCGGAACTCAAAGAGATGCTCACGCAGGAACTAGGCAGCTACCTTGGG AATGCACAGGATAGGGATGCAGTAGATAAAGTTATGGGAGACCTGGATTCGAACAATGATGGTGAGGTGGACTTCACAGAGTTCATCATCCTGGTGGGTGCCCTCACTGTCGCCTGCAATGACTTCTTCCTTGAGTATCATCAAAATGATGAaaagaagggtgaaaagaaagaGTAG